In Aedes albopictus strain Foshan chromosome 3, AalbF5, whole genome shotgun sequence, the following are encoded in one genomic region:
- the LOC134290234 gene encoding uncharacterized protein K02A2.6-like: MASQFDMIRSLGLQLQMFDYAAHTDDVGIEWKKWLRSFETMIRASRIEDEDWKKDLLLHYAGPSVQQLFDTLPEPAGVEMRGPLLNIENYTPNMTSYEEARARLNEFFLPKENSTYERHLLRQMKQKTGESIDAFTIRLRVQAERCGFGDRMEENIKDQIIQNCQSATLRRDLLKRGDASLEEVLSVAKIFETVAQQEKSFAAGEVPKPAFNEVNKIDAKPYAAKRKRFAEATTFDCHHCGYIGHLAKDAMCPAKGKTCNRCGGKDHFAKKCRKDRQRNRSDSNRWMGSQRNMSRDNNLDNQNAAADSDVVKHIVDENTEYVFNVTTSDSDGEIPCEIGGVVMSAVIDSGSKHNLLCQDDWEKLKTNKVVVSNQRRESTKVFKAYGGQPLPLVGVFTAMVKMGNKSDLAEFYVSDSGKILIGRDTAMAMGVLRIEVPVNEVSTARGKLGTIRDIIVDIPIKPDIAPVIQPYRRVPVALEKMVDKKIEELLNQGVIEPVNGPAKWVSPVVVVPKGTDDVRICVDMRRANEAVERENHPLPTFEDFLPHLSKAKVFSRLDVKTAFHQVEISDQSRDITTFITRKGLFRYTRLMFGINCAPELFQKSMEQVLSGCEGCLVFIDDVIVFGSDQKEHDMRLEKTLGYFDDDDRTQLVADASPVGLGAVLIQVNDHGPRIIAYASKSLSDVEKRYAQIEKEALTLVWAVERFHFYLYGRTFELITDHKPLETIFGARSKPCARIERWVVRLQAYKGKVIYRPGKTNIADPLSRLAITADTTGITFDECAEHYVQWVASNAMPVALKIKEIELASETDNSIQSVRVALPQGVWSDDASAFKLFETELCFAGKILLRGNRMVIPECLRKQTLDLAHEGHPGMTVMKQRLRAKVWWPKLDAQVEQHVKNCRGCMLVAAPSAPEPMKRRELPSSPWQHVAVDFLGPLPSGHYLFVVVDYFSRYIEIEVMKKTDSKETIKRLESIFARCGLPLSVTADNGPQFASEEFRVYCESNNIKLISTTPYWPQQNGEVERQNRSILKRLTISQAMDTDWVEEMNKYLLMYRSTPHTTTKRTPSEMLFGYNIRDKLPSIYQPKEVDEELIDRDKEMKEKGKLYADERRNAKLNPIAEGDDVLKVTIFTRPAPRLSQDTGKATTPFSSRPWQPYRVYIIRSTQDRSPNWTKIHSEPLGESISQSHGRFLERQANSREAL, encoded by the exons ATGGCGAGTCAATTTG ATATGATCCGCTCGCTGGGACTGCAGCTGCAGATGTTCGATTACGCTGCCCACACCGATGATGTTGGTATCGAGTGGAAGAAGTGGCTGAGATCGTTCGAAACGATGATTCGCGCCAGCCGAATCGAGGACGAAGATTGGAAGAAGGATTTGTTGCTCCATTATGCGGGGCCAAGCGTCCAACAACTTTTCGACACACTACCGGAGCCGGCTGGAGTTGAGATGCGCGGTCCATTACTCAATATCGAGAATTACACCCCCAACATGACAAGTTACGAGGAGGCACGAGCAAGATTGAATGAATTCTTTCTGCCTAAGGAAAATTCCACATATGAGCGTCATTTACTGCGCCAAATGAAGCAGAAAACAGGCGAAAGTATTGATGCATTCACCATTCGGTTGCGCGTGCAGGCAGAACGATGTGGATTTGGTGACCGAATGGAAGAAAACATCAAGGACCAGATCATCCAAAATTGTCAGTCAGCCACACTGCGGCGAGatttgttgaaaagaggagacgCAAGCCTGGAGGAAGTCCTCAGCGTTGCGAAGATTTTCGAAACGGTCGCTCAACAAGAGAAATCGTTTGCCGCAGGAGAAGTTCCAAAACCGGCCTTCAACGAAGTAAACAAAATCGATGCCAAACCATATGCAGCCAAGCGGAAGCGTTTTGCCGAAGCGACAACATTTGATTGCCACCATTGCGGATACATTGGACATTTAGCAAAGGACGCGATGTGCCCTGCGAAAGGTAAGACGTGCAACAGATGTGGCGGAAAAGATCACTTTGCGAAAAAGTGTCGCAAGGACAGGCAGAGGAACCGGTCAGACAGCAACCGGTGGATGGGAAGTCAGCGGAACATGAGCCGAGACAACAACCTCGACAACCAGAATGCTGCTGCCGATTCGGACGTAGTGAAACACATTGTTGATGAGAACACCGAATACGTTTTCAACGTGACTACGAGCGATAGCGATGGTGAAATCCCGTGCGAGATTGGTGGCGTCGTTATGTCTGCAGTGATTGATTCCGGTTCGAAACATAACTTGTTGTGCCAGGACGATTGGGAGAAATTGAAAACCAACAAGGTGGTCGTGTCTAATCAACGCCGAGAGTCGACGAAAGTGTTTAAAGCGTACGGAGGACAACCTCTGCCATTGGTTGGTGTGTTCACTGCCATGGTCAAGATGGGAAATAAAAGCGATCTGGCAGAATTTTATGTTTCAGACTCt GGCAAAATTCTTATCGGCCGCGACACGGCAATGGCTATGGGAGTCTTGCGAATTGAAGTTCCAGTTAACGAAGTCAGCACTGCACGTGGCAAGTTGGGGACGATCAGAGACATCATCGTCGACATTCCGATAAAACCTGACATTGCACCTGTTATTCAACCGTACCGACGCGTACCAGTTGCGCTGGAAAAGATGGTAGACAAGAAGATCGAAGAGCTGCTTAATCAGGGCGTTATCGAGCCAGTAAACGGACCAGCCAAGTGGGTTTCACCTGTCGTCGTTGTGCCCAAGGGAACAGACGATGTTCGCATTTGCGTTGACATGCGACGGGCCAATGAAGCGGTGGAAAGAGAAAATCATCCGTTGCCGACATTCGAGGACTTTCTTCCGCATTTGTCGAAGGCAAAGGTGTTTTCTCGCTTGGACGTCAAGACTGCTTTTCATCAG GTTGAAATTTCGGACCAATCACGTGATATCACGACTTTTATTACGCGCAAAGGATTATTCCGCTATACTCGACTGATGTTTGGAATTAATTGCGCTCCAGAACTGTTCCAAAAGTCGATGGAACAGGTTCTCAGCGGATGTGAAGGTTGCTTAGTATTCATCGATGACGTCATCGTGTTTGGGTCAGACCAAAAGGAGCATGACATGCGTCTGGAGAAG ACGCTTGGTTATTTCGATGATGATGACCGTACACAACTGGTGGCTGACGCAAGCCCAGTCGGTTTGGGCGCTGTACTCATACAAGTAAACGACCACGGACCCAGGATCATCGCGTATGCTAGCAAGAGCTTGTCTGATGTAGAAAAACGGTACGCCCAAATCGAAAAAGAAGCTTTGACTCTCGTATGGGCGGTGGAACGGTTCCACTTTTATTTGTATGGCCGGACGTTTGAATTGATCACCGATCACAAACCCCTGGAGACGATATTCGGAGCTCGTTCTAAGCCGTGCGCGAGGATCGAAAGATGGGTTGTTCGATTGCAGGCTTACAAAGGAAAAGTTATATACAGACCAggtaaaacaaacatcgctgaCCCGTTATCGCGACTGGCAATTACAGCAGATACAACAGGTATAACGTTCGATGAATGCGCGGAACATTATGTGCAATGGGTAGCATCGAATGCAATGCCTGTAGCGCTAAAGATAAAAGAAATAGAGCTTGCATCGGAAACGGATAACTCGATCCAGTCAGTTCGTGTTGCGCTGCCCCAAGGAGTGTGGTCAGATGACGCGTCAGCGTTCAAACTGTTCGAGACCGAACTTTGCTTTGCTGGGAAGATTCTTCTACGTGGTAATAGAATGGTGATCCCGGAATGTTTGAGGAAGCAAACCTTGGACCTGGCTCACGAGGGTCACCCGGGCATGACAGTTATGAAGCAAAGACTGCGAGCGAAGGTGTGGTGGCCGAAGTTGGATGCTCAGGTTGAACAGCATGTCAAAAACTGCAGGGGATGCATGTTAGTAGCTGCACCTTCTGCTCCGGAACCGATGAAACGTAGAGAATTACCGTCAAGCCCATGGCAACATGTCGCTGTTGATTTTCTTGGTCCACTGCCTTCGGGTCATTACTTATTTGTTGTAGTTGACTATTTCAGTCGCTACATAGAGATTGAAGTCATGAAGAAGACGGATTCTAAAGAAACTATTAAGAGATTGGAATCCATTTTTGCCCGATGCGGCCTACCGCTGTCAGTAACGGCCGACAACGGTCCCCAATTCGCGAGTGAGGAGTTTCGAGTATACTGTGAGTCAAATAACATTAAACTGATCAGCACCACTCCTTACTGGCCACAACAGAACGGCGAAGTTGAACGTCAAAATCGTTCAATTTTGAAAAGACTAACGATTAGTCAAGCCATGGACACGGACTGGGTTGAGGAGATGAATAAATATTTACTCATGTATCGTTCAACACCACATACAACGACGAAAAGGACGCCCTCCGAAATGCTTTTTGGGTACAATATCCGTGATAAGCTTCCATCCATTTATCAACCCAAAGAAGTAGATGAGGAATTGATTGATCGCGACAAAGAGATGAAAGAAAAGGGTAAGCTATATGCCGATGAACGGCGGAACGCTAAGCTTAATCCTATTGCAGAAGGCGATGACGTTTTA